The DNA window ATCAGGTTGGCCAACTTAAGCATCTTCGTTTCTACATCGACCACCAGGGCCCGCCACTCACAGCTTTGTGTGGCAAAACGTTTATTCATTACTATTCTGTTCACCAGAATGCAGCTGAAACATCCTTTCAGCATTCACCCACTAATAACATTTAAACACACTGCTGCTATACCATCACACAACAACTTAACAGCAGCACCACCAGTTTGGCCAAACCTACGCAGCTCTGGTTCCCAGTTCTACCACACAGCTCAACAGCTCCCCAAACATTCAGAGTTCAAACGACCTGATGGCGCAGTGGCATTTGTTGTGGCTCCAAACATTTGCGTCACCAGTTCAAATCCCGATTAATTAGTTTTTTCatttcatatactgtatttacttttCTTCACTGATGATTACTACAATATTGATTTTgtttaatgtattttaaaatatcctTGTTCTTATTCATCTGCGCtatatcaataaatgaatgaagtccacctctgtggtgtggtggttagtccgaatagctgccacccctggtGCCATGGCTTCGAGTCCGgctctgcaatgaaatttgaaaGAGGGGTACAAGGGCTTgcatggggtctactcagcctcgggaggtcaactgaatagagatgggttcgattcctcagccatcctcaaagtggtacTCGGTaatttttcccacttctcctccaggaaaatgccgggattgtacctaactcaaggacacggccgtttccttccctcaacctcccctcacaagacacttgttcagcataggaggtgaggccgcctctcacgctctagaacactgcccttgaggcggtagaggtgggatccttcgctgaattcgagagaaaaaccaaccctggagggtaagcagattaaggaagaaagaaagaataaattaatGAAACAAGTCATTTGAAATTCTTTtttaagtatggtaacaaatattGATGTTaaccagtcagatggaattctccCAGGGTTGTATACAGATGTGTATTAAACATGAAAGTTTTGATTTGGAGATTCCTTATCTTTTGGTTCTATTTAGATTGATATTACTGTGTGTTGTCACCGAAGCTCTTTGAACTGTCCATGTTGAACAGATGTTGGTGTAGCGGCTGCTCTCTGAGGGAACGAGTACTGCAGTACCTCTCTCATCCCACTTCCCATACCACTCACTCACTCTGAAATGCTTTTTTGTGTGTTAAAGGTTGCCCGACCCGTCCGCCTGTCCATTGACCGCCCAGGATGCTGGTGACTCGGCCGATGGCACCAACTCGTTCCCCAGAGCAGCTGCTGCAGCAACAACAATTAGAGCAAGTGTCGCACCACCGCCAACAATAGTGGAGTGAAGCCAAGTCTTCGTCACCATGACGACCATACCGATAATCAACATGGAGGTTGGGGAGCTCAAGGAGCGGGTGTGGAGCAAGGTGCAGGAACCGAGAACCCAAAGGAAGTTGATTTTGGTGATTGTGTCGATAGCCTTACTTTTGGACAATATGTTGTACATGGTGATCGTTCCCATAATTCCCGACTACCTTCGGTATATTGGTGCTTGGGGCTACGTGGAGGAGGAACCGCCACCTGAGGTGGAAAATGCCACCCTCATTCCAGAAACCCGAGCCATCAAGCACGACCACCACGGACAGGACTCAGCCACGGGGATTCTGTTCGCGTCCAAAGCTATTGTACAGTTGATGGTGAACCCCTTCTCCGGTGCGCTCATCGACAAGATAGGCTACGACCTTCCAATGATGATCGGGCTCACCATCATGTTCCTCTCCACCGCCCTCTTCGCGTGTGGCCGCAGTTACGGCGTCCTCTTCTTCGCTAGGAGCCTACAAGGCGTCGGGTCGGCATTCGCTGATACGTCCGGCTTGGCCATGATAGCGGACCGCTTCACTGAGGAAGCGGAGAGATCAAAAGCTCTCGGCATAGCTCTGGCCTTCATTAGTTTTGGATGCTTATTTGCGCCACCGTTCGGAGGAGCTCTGTACCAGTTCGCTGGTAAAGAAGTGCCGTTTCTGATCCTTGCCTTCATATCACTCTTGGATGGACTCATGTTGTTGCTAGTTATGAAACCTATGAAGGAACAAATCAAGTATTCACAACAAGAAAGACCTCCTACCATCCCCATCTGGAGGCTGTTCATCGACCCTTATATCGCAGTCTGTTCTGGAGCTCTGATGATGTCCAACGTTGCCCTAGCCTTCCTCGAACCTACAATTTCTCTCTGGATGGAGGACAATATCACGAACGAGAACTGGCAGATAGGAATGATCTGGTTACCTGCCTTCTTCCCTCATGTATTCGGAGTTATTCTGACGGTCAAGATCGCCAAGCGGTACCCTCAGTATCAATGGCTCATGGCTGCTTGTGGTTTGGCACTAGAAGGACTCTGCTGCTTCATCGTACCCTTCTCCGGATCGTACAAAGTGTTGATGCTTCCCATCGGGGGTATTTGCTTCGGCGTCGCTCTGATTGATACAGCCCTACTGCCTACCTTGGGGTACCTGGTGGACGTGAGGTACGTCTCCGTGTACGGTAGTATATACGCCATAGCGGACATCTCGTACAGCGTGGCGTACGCAGTGGGACCTATAATAGCTGGAGGAGTCGTGGAGGCCATCGGGTTCACAGCTCTCAACATAGGGATCGCCTTCTCGAACCTCCTGTACGCCCCAGTTCTCATGTACCTACGACACATATACGACTTCAAACCACTGGAAAATGAAGCGAACATTCTCATGTCTGATCCACCTGATAAGGAATATCAAACCTACACAATGCAGGATCAGAAGCCGGTAGTGGGAGACTTCAAGAACCATCTCGAGTATTCACGGTTCCAGGAGGACAACGGATCGAGCCCTGCTTACTACCCCGACAGCCAAGGACAGATCCAGGAGACGAGTTTGGACAAACCTGCCCCTGATGGTGCTAACGGTTACATTGGAGGAGGAACCACTGCGGGTGCCTACTATTCTGGGCAGCAACCGTACCAGGCCCGGCAAGAGCCGGCAGTCCAGCAGCAGTACCAACCTCCGCAACAGTACCAACCTCGCCAACAAGAACCGCAATACCAGCCCCAActcccacaacaacaacaacaacaaggctaCCAGCAGGCATACCAACCTCCACCCCAGCCACCGCCTCAAGGCCAGGCGTACCAACGACCACACGCAGCAGcaccctccaggggtgacacaaaCCCTTTCAGAGGACAAGTGGTACCTGGTGAGGATCAGGACAGGAATCCATTCCGTCAAGGTTTTGGCTATTAAGAAAAGGAAGCCGCAGCAGACTGAATTTCCATCATATCATCAAATACTACCCCAGTACTTGTGCAATGTGTCCTTTCTACTTCAGATAGGGGCATTCAAAATTACCATCACATCACAGAGACATTCATAAAGAATTCCAAAGTTTAAAAGAATGTTATGTAGATATAAAACGtaattgtaattatgtatatacagAAATCCTGTAGATTAATTTGTGTACATTTGTTTCTTTATACAGAGCATTACGTTGTTGTTCTTGGTGTTATAGACATATCCATTTATTGATATTACAGAGTAAAATATAGAAAAGAATTAAACTGAAGTGCCAGAATAATGGACAATTCTCAATCGCCAAAGGATGACGATTAAGAAATCTTTACCTTGGTACGTGTGTTCAAACAATGGAGAACTGTCATACAGTTAATATGATTCCATATTAAATGTAAGTCCGTCGATCTTGGAGGCCAACTGAAAGCCGAGAAGCCGGTAGTTTGCATGATATTGCCCAGTGTAGAGCTCGATAAGGGATTCTGGGTCTCAGCGGGGAAGGTAACTTGAATCTAAAGTGACAGACTCCAGTTAGATAACTGACGATAGCTAGACTCATCCGCTGTTGGGAGAATTGGTCATATGTTTTCTAAAATCGGTAATGCCTACTTTACCCTATGTCATTTGATGAAACAATTGTTGGCGGTTGTTGTCCTCTAATTATTGCGGGACAGTCACTGACCAGTCCACTTGAAGGAGAACACGTTCACTCGAGGAAGGTGGACTAGAAATGGCTCAGTGCGCAGCGTTTTCAGTGTCCCATGAGgaagtaaatttattttgtaatgataTGTTCCTGGAATTCATTGATGAGTCAGACCAAGTTTTAACCTCAGTCATACCGAATCAATGATTGTTAATTGTATCGGTTATCCCACAGAGTGCCGCTTGACGAACATTTTCGTCTTTCTAGAGGTCTTTGTGCTTGTCCCACAAACATCGTCACGCCACTTTGGAGCCGCATTTACGCGAACATcctacaagtaattttaaaattaaagtatttaatgtAATCGAAATTATCAAGACCACTCGGTTGACACAAGCGAACAGAcacaaaataaatacagtataccGCTACTCGCCTGTCACATTCATGCGGTGCCATCTGTCCCGACAATAATGAGCTCCGGGTGGTGGGGGTTGTGGTTGGGCCCAGTTTATTGTCCTCGGTCTACTCCTGGACATTTGTGAGGGCAATTGCCGAATTGGACCGAAGTGTTGCAAGCCAGTGGACTGTCTTCAGACAGGCATCGTGTAACGTAAGCAAAACGCAGTGGTGCCTTTATTTATGGCCTACATCAGTGATGGCATGCTAGTGCGTGACAAACGCTGTGCAGTGTACTCGATGATGGGTTGCGAGGCAACTTCACTTGTCCCTTCACGACGTTCATTGTCCACTGTTGGGAATAAGCACTAATCTGGTATACTGTTtcctggaaaaaattcaaaggcataAACCATCTCACAGACAGAGTGCTCAATACTCAAGACACTTGTAATATTCCAGGGATCACTTGATCACTTCATTCAGGGTGTTAAAAATACATGACAAATTTGCAAAGTTGGCTTGCTCAGAATTAGTGCCGTTTATGTAGATATGAGTCTAGAAATTCGTAATTTACCCTTTGATTCCCTGATCGTCTTAATGCACAATGCATGTTAATGGTCACTATATAGGTAGGCCTACATGTGGATCCGTGGTTTGGCCTCCGCGCTCAACTGATATGAATCCCTTGTACTGCTTAAAGTCGTTGGAGGGTAAAGCAGGATTGTCATTCTGTACGTGCAGCGTATTTATAACTCAATGAGATGACGATCAGAATGACGGGTTTTAATATCTTGCTCATTACGAATTTGCGGGCATATGTTTATATGACCTTTTTTTCTTGTTTACGTATGAGGAATCCAAATCTGCAATTTCGTCATGTATTTTTGGAGCATTGTCCACTTCCCATGGAAGTGCACAAGGGGGAAGTATGGCAAATATCAGGCCACACATGAACACCGAGTTTAATTTTCAGCTTCATAAAGTATTTTGGCACTTCAGTCTTTTATTTTTATGAAGTGTTTAGATGTTAAGTTTCATAGTTAGCTCTATATAAACAGTTGAACATATCCCAATATAAACGCACTCCGCAGTAGATGTAGCATCACTCACTTATTTTTGTGACAACATTTTTCGTTCCGAATTTTTCTAAACAGAGCAACCAAGGAGAAAAACATATCAATATCCACATGCCATGTGATATCAAGGAAGATGAAAAATTCTTCCATGTATAGATAGTAGTGTGTAGTAAGTGTATATCTGAGTGTGAAATTTCTAACGTAGGGAAGTTTTGAGCAGATTTACTACTGTTGTTTCTATCGCTGATGCAGCAATTTCTTTGAATCATCCGAATTGCACTGTGGGAGCGTTACAATATTATGATTCTAGCAGTTCTTTAGCCAAGACAAGTAGATCATGCAACATGACGCAGGGGCGAGGCGCCCTTTGAGGCTCTCAGACTGAGCCTACCCTAAATTAGTTCTCTTCCGCTCTTATTATTTCGAAGAATATTTCAAATAGTACACTGGCACTTATCTCTTCTGGCAACCAATAGCTATTTAGTTCAGCTCAACCCGCCTCGCTCACAAGAAGTGTGGGGTGAAGAGGGGTTGTATCTCTTAAACATGTGCGTTTAGGCTTGCCCAAGAAGCTGTTGGTTGTCGTCATGGGAGAAACCCACATCGCTTGATGTCCAATGAGCACCACTGCGATCTGTGGGTGTTTGAGAGAACTAAAACAGTACAGTACATAACACAACACAAGGGATACAGGGCAGTCAACAATGTCCTATACACGATACCATTGTTTCCTGGCGTTTTATGGCGtgtaaaattattgaacatttgaTATAAAATTGAACAGGACTCGGACACCCGCCTCATTGGGTGTTATTTTAAAATACATAATAACTTCATTTTTAAAATGAATCCGTTCCGTGAAATCTAGCTTCCGAAAGTGGTATTTCGGAATCGAGTACATTACTTTCGAGATTTATTAAAGCTCAGCCTACCCTAAATCCAGTATCACGTTTGGCCATTGCCATCGCGTATAGAAGTGAAGTGTTCTGCACTCGACGCTGTCCAGTATCCAACATTCTGTTCGCAGCAATGCCAGTCTTTCTTCACCATCTCCTACAGTCCACCATCCGCAGCCTCTAGGTCGCTGCTCGATACAGTTTTACAATCGAACCATCACCATGGCATTGCAGGCCTGATGGACCTTAGTCAACCAAACGACGGCTGTACAATCTGAAGGCCTGAAGATAAAGAGAtgacgacgaatcttctcggcctttattctgggctttctagatcGAAGCCACTGTCTCTACGTCAAACAcgtcctcagttgttctcacgtaaaGTGAATGGACCACTTACCAACTCGCCGGATCCAGGTAAAAAGACCTCCCACACGACCCACAATCGAATATGGCTCACTTTCTCGAGATCACTAAACTAAACACTTCACTAGCCTCTTCCTCTAACCCACATACGAACATCCACACAGGAGTTTCTGGACACCTTATGGTCCATGGCGATGAGAGTCTTCATCCAATATACTCTACATTTTCTCTTCGAGATATTTGCAAGCTGACAATTTCCGTATGCTCTATTCGACTGATGGCGAATGGCACGTAATTTAGGGACCATTCAAGCATTCATTATGCTTTCAAGACAGAAATGGATAAAACAACTCCTAAGTGGCCAGATGTTGTGCTTAAACCCAAACAGGGGTCACTCAATTCTTGGTGAAGGTACCTGGAGAAACTGCAGTGTGATAGCAGGACACGTATGTGATACGTCTGGAAGGTAACATAAGCGTAAATTCattgattttctaaattctctgtaacttGGACATATTtcagttagaatcatgaaactttgtTTACTGATTTAAAATACATGGTTCTTATCTAAAAATATGAATCAGTTAAATCtaattaaatatttttgtaaaagaacttttaaaatttgaattttgttcatATTGATGTACCTTTTCCTTAGCAACGCCAAGGTCCCCGAATTTGAAATTTTTTACTGATTTCTGACAGTTTGATGATTTAACACCTGCAGGTGTTTTTTATTTCCTGCCTATtgcgatttttaaaaataaatgtacttcTCACTTCGAAAATTTCACAAT is part of the Anabrus simplex isolate iqAnaSimp1 chromosome 10, ASM4041472v1, whole genome shotgun sequence genome and encodes:
- the VAChT gene encoding vesicular acetylcholine transporter, which gives rise to MTTIPIINMEVGELKERVWSKVQEPRTQRKLILVIVSIALLLDNMLYMVIVPIIPDYLRYIGAWGYVEEEPPPEVENATLIPETRAIKHDHHGQDSATGILFASKAIVQLMVNPFSGALIDKIGYDLPMMIGLTIMFLSTALFACGRSYGVLFFARSLQGVGSAFADTSGLAMIADRFTEEAERSKALGIALAFISFGCLFAPPFGGALYQFAGKEVPFLILAFISLLDGLMLLLVMKPMKEQIKYSQQERPPTIPIWRLFIDPYIAVCSGALMMSNVALAFLEPTISLWMEDNITNENWQIGMIWLPAFFPHVFGVILTVKIAKRYPQYQWLMAACGLALEGLCCFIVPFSGSYKVLMLPIGGICFGVALIDTALLPTLGYLVDVRYVSVYGSIYAIADISYSVAYAVGPIIAGGVVEAIGFTALNIGIAFSNLLYAPVLMYLRHIYDFKPLENEANILMSDPPDKEYQTYTMQDQKPVVGDFKNHLEYSRFQEDNGSSPAYYPDSQGQIQETSLDKPAPDGANGYIGGGTTAGAYYSGQQPYQARQEPAVQQQYQPPQQYQPRQQEPQYQPQLPQQQQQQGYQQAYQPPPQPPPQGQAYQRPHAAAPSRGDTNPFRGQVVPGEDQDRNPFRQGFGY